In Arsenicicoccus sp. oral taxon 190, the following are encoded in one genomic region:
- a CDS encoding ABC-F family ATP-binding cassette domain-containing protein, which translates to MGHLDLNQISFTLPDGRPLLDEVSFRVGDGAVVALVGPNGTGKTTLLRIVAGDLDPHGGAVTRSGGLGTMRQFIGSVRGDETVRDLLVEAAPERIAHAAKAVDAAELRIMEVDDEPAQMAYAQALADWGDAGGYDYETLWDTVTVAALGVPLQQAEYRRAATLSGGEQKRLVLEALLRGPDDVLLLDEPDNYLDVPGKRWLEQRLRETAKTVLLVSHDRELLSQAATRVVTLEPGAAGATAWTHPGSFATWHQARAERNARLEEQLKRWEEEHAKLRQLVLMYKQKAAYNADMAARYQAAQTRMRRFEEAGPPEKVAREQRVRMRLTGGRTAKRAVVCQQLELLAPDPTAAEADSLMRPFDLEVWYGERVAVLGSNGSGKSHLLRLLAAGGSDPDVEHQPVGDATPPRVRHTGLARLGSRVRPGWFAQTHDHHAYAGRSLLDILHRGDDHRAGRTRDEAARVLDRYELARSAEQTFDSLSGGQQARFQILMLELSGATLLLLDEPTDNLDLHSAEALEEGLAAFEGTVLAVTHDRWFARGFDRFLVLGADGEVYESDEPVWDETRVRRRR; encoded by the coding sequence GTGGGACACCTCGACCTCAACCAGATCTCCTTCACCCTCCCCGACGGGCGACCGCTGCTCGACGAGGTGAGCTTCCGGGTCGGCGACGGCGCCGTGGTGGCCCTCGTCGGCCCCAACGGCACCGGCAAGACGACGCTCCTGCGCATCGTCGCGGGCGACCTCGACCCCCATGGCGGCGCCGTCACGAGGTCGGGCGGCCTCGGCACCATGCGGCAGTTCATCGGCAGCGTGCGCGGCGACGAGACCGTCCGGGACCTGCTCGTCGAGGCGGCGCCCGAGCGGATCGCCCACGCCGCCAAGGCCGTCGACGCGGCCGAGCTGCGGATCATGGAGGTCGACGACGAACCCGCCCAGATGGCCTACGCCCAGGCCCTCGCCGACTGGGGCGACGCCGGCGGCTACGACTACGAGACCCTCTGGGACACCGTCACGGTCGCGGCGCTCGGCGTCCCGCTCCAGCAGGCGGAGTACCGCCGCGCCGCCACCCTGTCCGGTGGCGAGCAGAAGCGCCTCGTCCTCGAGGCCCTCCTCCGCGGACCCGACGACGTGCTGCTCCTCGACGAGCCCGACAACTACCTCGACGTCCCCGGCAAGCGGTGGCTGGAGCAGCGCCTGCGCGAGACCGCCAAGACGGTCCTGCTCGTCAGTCACGACCGAGAGCTGTTGAGCCAGGCGGCGACTCGCGTCGTCACGCTCGAGCCCGGCGCGGCGGGCGCGACCGCGTGGACCCACCCCGGCAGCTTCGCGACGTGGCACCAGGCCCGTGCGGAGCGCAACGCCCGCCTCGAGGAGCAGCTCAAGCGCTGGGAGGAGGAGCACGCCAAGCTGCGGCAGCTCGTGCTGATGTACAAGCAGAAGGCCGCCTACAACGCGGACATGGCGGCGCGATACCAGGCGGCCCAGACCCGGATGCGGCGGTTCGAGGAGGCCGGGCCTCCCGAGAAGGTGGCCCGCGAGCAGCGAGTCCGCATGCGGCTCACCGGTGGTCGCACCGCCAAGCGGGCCGTCGTCTGTCAGCAGCTCGAGCTCCTGGCCCCGGATCCGACCGCAGCAGAGGCTGATTCGCTGATGCGGCCGTTCGACCTCGAGGTCTGGTACGGCGAGCGCGTCGCCGTCCTCGGCTCCAACGGCTCCGGCAAGTCGCACCTCCTGCGGCTGCTCGCGGCCGGCGGGTCCGACCCCGACGTCGAGCACCAGCCGGTGGGGGACGCGACGCCGCCCCGGGTGCGGCATACGGGCCTGGCACGGCTCGGGTCGCGGGTCCGGCCAGGCTGGTTCGCCCAGACCCACGACCACCACGCGTATGCCGGCCGCTCGCTCCTCGACATCCTGCATCGCGGCGACGACCACCGGGCGGGGCGGACCCGGGACGAGGCGGCTCGCGTGCTCGACCGGTACGAGCTGGCCCGGTCGGCGGAGCAGACCTTCGACTCGCTGAGCGGTGGCCAGCAGGCGAGGTTCCAGATCCTCATGCTGGAGCTGTCCGGAGCGACCCTGCTGTTGCTCGACGAGCCGACGGACAACCTGGACCTGCACTCGGCGGAGGCGCTGGAGGAGGGGCTGGCGGCGTTCGAGGGGACGGTGCTGGCGGTCACCCACGACCGGTGGTTCGCGCGGGGGTTCGACCGGTTCCTGGTGCTCGGGGCGGACGGCGAGGTCTACGAGTCGGACGAGCCGGTGTGGGACGAGACGCGGGTGCGCCGCCGCCGGTAG
- a CDS encoding ABC transporter permease subunit: protein MNPTIIRLAFSSLLGRTRSLGLLALPLVLLIICAVARFAGGETVSPDGPVGRAILAGLGLVVVVPLLALLVVTRLLGNEMDDGTIYYLLSKPIPRWHVVGGKLVAGIVTTLVLGAVPMVLASLLLDQGSVPKALGWGAGAAAASVAYCGLFMALSSMTKHAVVWGLMYLMIWEGVLGGLLGGVSWLSIGAWSTRIAAEAGSMSVLTSVQLGLTYALVGVAVVLLAGAGWASYRLRGLSLTGDD, encoded by the coding sequence ATGAATCCCACCATCATCCGCCTCGCGTTCTCCTCGCTGCTCGGCCGGACCCGCTCGCTCGGGCTGCTCGCGCTGCCCCTCGTGCTGCTGATCATCTGCGCGGTCGCGCGGTTCGCCGGGGGCGAGACGGTCTCCCCCGACGGGCCGGTGGGCCGCGCCATCCTCGCGGGGCTCGGGCTCGTCGTCGTGGTCCCGCTGCTCGCGCTGCTCGTCGTCACCCGCCTCCTCGGCAACGAGATGGACGACGGGACGATCTACTACCTGCTGTCCAAACCGATCCCGCGCTGGCACGTCGTGGGGGGCAAGCTCGTCGCGGGCATCGTGACCACCCTGGTGCTGGGGGCGGTGCCGATGGTGCTGGCGTCGCTGCTGCTCGACCAGGGCAGCGTCCCCAAGGCGCTCGGCTGGGGCGCGGGGGCCGCGGCGGCGTCCGTCGCCTACTGCGGGCTCTTCATGGCCCTGTCGTCGATGACGAAGCACGCCGTGGTGTGGGGCCTGATGTACCTCATGATCTGGGAGGGCGTCCTCGGCGGCCTGCTGGGCGGGGTCAGCTGGTTGTCGATCGGCGCCTGGAGCACCCGCATCGCCGCCGAGGCGGGGAGCATGTCGGTGCTGACCTCGGTGCAGCTCGGGCTCACGTATGCCCTGGTCGGGGTGGCCGTCGTGCTGCTCGCGGGGGCGGGGTGGGCGTCATACCGGCTGCGGGGGTTGTCGCTGACCGGCGACGACTGA
- a CDS encoding low molecular weight protein-tyrosine-phosphatase, giving the protein MTYRICVICSGNICRSPMGEVILRHLLEEEGLGEQVTVDSAGTGGWHEGDGADPRTLTSLTTGGYDGSAHRARQWQREWYADRDLVLVADRGHERELRRGAPTDADREKVRLMREFDDDAVAAGTLEVDDPYYGDAAGFDRCRDEVEAAMRGVVEHVKEQLAAR; this is encoded by the coding sequence ATGACCTACCGCATCTGCGTCATCTGCTCGGGCAACATCTGCCGCTCCCCCATGGGGGAGGTGATCCTGCGCCACCTCCTCGAGGAGGAGGGGCTCGGCGAGCAGGTCACGGTCGACTCGGCCGGCACCGGCGGCTGGCACGAGGGCGACGGCGCCGACCCCCGCACCCTCACCTCGCTGACCACCGGCGGGTATGACGGCTCCGCGCACCGCGCCCGCCAGTGGCAGCGCGAGTGGTATGCCGACCGCGACCTCGTCCTCGTCGCCGACCGCGGCCACGAGCGGGAGCTGCGGCGCGGCGCCCCCACCGACGCCGACCGCGAGAAGGTAAGGCTGATGCGGGAGTTCGACGACGACGCGGTGGCGGCCGGGACGCTCGAGGTGGACGACCCCTACTACGGCGACGCGGCGGGATTCGACCGGTGCCGCGACGAGGTGGAGGCCGCGATGCGCGGCGTGGTCGAGCACGTGAAGGAGCAGCTGGCGGCGCGGTGA
- a CDS encoding RNA polymerase sigma factor: protein MRHDSERAERFTRAYAAIYTDLLRFVQRRVETGAEDVVAEAMTVAWRRVDDLPAPLDDARAWMFGITHHCLLNHRRSGRRREALGVRMATVGPAEEAAPDGADLSAIRLDLARAWHLLDPGTRRSSRSRPWTA from the coding sequence GTGAGACACGACAGCGAACGCGCGGAACGGTTCACCCGGGCCTACGCGGCGATCTACACCGACCTCCTCAGGTTCGTCCAACGGCGGGTCGAGACCGGGGCCGAGGACGTGGTCGCGGAGGCGATGACCGTCGCCTGGCGCCGCGTCGACGACCTCCCCGCGCCCCTCGACGACGCCCGCGCGTGGATGTTCGGGATCACCCATCACTGCCTGCTCAATCACCGCCGGTCGGGTCGTCGTCGTGAGGCCCTCGGTGTGCGTATGGCGACCGTGGGCCCGGCCGAGGAGGCGGCACCCGACGGTGCCGACCTCAGCGCCATCCGGCTCGACCTGGCCCGCGCCTGGCACCTCCTCGATCCCGGGACCAGGAGGTCATCGCGCTCACGGCCCTGGACGGCCTGA
- the cydC gene encoding thiol reductant ABC exporter subunit CydC, translating into MSTRAVWRMPRGLGVAALLGGLSTASGIALTTTSGWLIVAASHRPQILTLMAAIVAVRAFGMARPVLRYAERVRSHDVALGDLAEQRVEAYAALVPLTPARLGRRSRSDVLTGAVDDLEDRVYAQIRVVVPVVGSALAGVLTVLATALFSFAAAGIVAAVLVGCALVAWLVLASERAAQRDWLDARAEVARVASLVTSHALELQAIGATRGSDAWLAAAHDRLARANARRARGRALGMALTGIVCAAGTIAMAVYAYGIVQHGFNDAIAALLVLTPVAAADAFTPLPDAMGAWARAEGSRARLDALLGQEAPLGEHGPGEAPGADGIRPPRLTVDEVTARWTSGRAVVGPVTAALEPGESVLVTGPNGSGKSTLLAVLATHLDPASGRYALGGVDSRDVSVASLRARVAVLDDEPHVFASTVRENLRLARPAATDDDLVAALRRAGLDAWLTGLPDGLDTMLGTGHRGVSGGERARLGLARALLSGRPVLLLDEPVAHLDHATATAVLGDLLASRGDRTLVMVSHREDGVAGFDRELRLG; encoded by the coding sequence ATGAGCACCCGAGCCGTATGGCGCATGCCCCGCGGCCTCGGGGTCGCCGCCCTCCTCGGCGGCCTGTCCACCGCCAGCGGCATCGCCCTCACCACCACCTCCGGGTGGCTGATCGTGGCCGCCTCGCACCGCCCGCAGATCCTGACGCTGATGGCGGCGATCGTGGCGGTGCGGGCGTTCGGCATGGCCCGGCCGGTGCTGCGCTACGCGGAGCGGGTGCGGTCGCACGACGTCGCGCTCGGCGACCTCGCCGAGCAGCGTGTCGAGGCCTACGCCGCGCTGGTGCCGCTGACGCCGGCCCGCCTCGGCCGGCGGTCCCGCAGCGACGTGCTGACGGGCGCGGTGGACGACCTGGAGGACCGCGTCTATGCGCAGATCCGGGTGGTGGTGCCCGTCGTCGGCTCGGCCCTCGCGGGCGTGCTGACGGTCCTGGCCACGGCCCTGTTCTCCTTCGCCGCGGCCGGGATCGTGGCGGCGGTCCTCGTCGGGTGCGCCCTCGTGGCGTGGCTGGTGCTGGCCAGCGAGCGCGCGGCGCAACGGGACTGGCTGGACGCCCGGGCCGAGGTGGCGCGGGTCGCGTCCCTCGTCACGTCCCACGCGCTCGAGCTGCAGGCGATCGGCGCGACCCGCGGCTCGGACGCCTGGCTCGCGGCCGCGCACGACCGCCTCGCGCGCGCCAACGCCCGCCGAGCCCGCGGCCGCGCGCTGGGCATGGCCCTCACCGGGATCGTCTGCGCGGCCGGGACGATCGCGATGGCCGTCTATGCCTACGGGATCGTGCAGCACGGGTTCAACGACGCCATCGCCGCCCTGCTCGTGCTCACGCCCGTGGCCGCGGCCGACGCCTTCACGCCGCTGCCGGACGCCATGGGCGCGTGGGCCCGGGCCGAGGGCAGCCGCGCCCGCCTGGACGCCCTCCTCGGCCAGGAGGCGCCCCTCGGGGAGCACGGGCCGGGCGAGGCGCCAGGGGCGGACGGCATACGGCCTCCGCGGTTGACCGTGGACGAGGTGACGGCGCGCTGGACCTCCGGACGAGCCGTCGTGGGACCCGTGACCGCGGCGCTCGAGCCCGGCGAGTCGGTGCTGGTCACCGGGCCCAACGGGTCCGGCAAGTCGACCCTGCTGGCCGTGCTCGCCACGCACCTGGACCCGGCCTCGGGCCGCTACGCCCTCGGCGGGGTGGACAGCCGCGACGTCAGCGTGGCGTCGCTGCGCGCCCGGGTGGCGGTGCTGGACGACGAACCCCACGTCTTCGCCTCCACCGTGCGCGAGAACCTCCGCCTGGCCCGTCCCGCCGCCACCGACGACGACCTGGTGGCGGCCCTGCGCCGGGCCGGGCTCGACGCCTGGCTGACGGGCCTGCCCGACGGCCTCGACACCATGCTGGGGACCGGTCACCGCGGCGTCTCCGGCGGCGAGCGCGCCCGCCTCGGGCTCGCCCGCGCGCTGCTCTCCGGCCGCCCGGTCCTCCTGCTCGACGAACCCGTCGCCCACCTCGACCACGCCACCGCCACCGCGGTCCTGGGCGACCTTCTGGCCTCGCGCGGCGACCGGACCCTGGTCATGGTGAGCCACCGGGAGGACGGGGTGGCCGGGTTCGACCGCGAGCTGCGGCTGGGCTGA
- a CDS encoding maleylpyruvate isomerase family mycothiol-dependent enzyme, whose translation MDAAQRLEALRAVIAAIAGNGPNLSPDVPVETCPGWTVEDVVDHLGRVHLWARQATLGTTRPHLGPREMSDGQTLGEWYAACGKQLLERLSGADVTEECWTFDRQDRTVGFWVRRQLHESTIHWADLAHAHGVEAEITPEVADDGIDELLHLFVPNRISDPARALPLPLAIRATDTGSVWCVQEDDGQVVATRGEEGEVVGEIRSGAVELYLALWGRAPRSSLLVVGEGAPARAFLAEQLVP comes from the coding sequence ATGGATGCAGCGCAGCGCCTGGAGGCCCTCCGCGCCGTCATCGCGGCGATCGCCGGCAACGGCCCCAACCTGTCCCCCGACGTGCCCGTCGAGACCTGCCCCGGGTGGACCGTGGAGGACGTCGTGGACCACCTCGGCCGGGTCCACCTGTGGGCCCGGCAGGCCACGCTCGGGACGACGCGGCCGCACCTCGGGCCGCGCGAGATGTCCGACGGCCAGACCCTGGGCGAGTGGTATGCCGCCTGCGGCAAGCAGCTGCTCGAGCGGCTGTCCGGGGCCGACGTGACCGAGGAGTGCTGGACCTTCGACCGGCAGGACCGCACGGTGGGCTTCTGGGTGCGGCGCCAGCTGCACGAGTCGACGATCCACTGGGCCGACCTGGCGCACGCCCACGGCGTCGAGGCCGAGATCACCCCCGAGGTGGCGGACGACGGGATCGACGAGCTGCTCCACCTCTTCGTCCCCAACCGCATCTCCGACCCGGCCAGGGCGCTGCCGCTGCCGCTCGCGATCCGGGCCACCGACACCGGGTCGGTGTGGTGCGTCCAGGAGGACGACGGCCAGGTCGTAGCGACCCGCGGCGAGGAGGGCGAGGTCGTCGGGGAGATCCGCAGCGGAGCGGTCGAGCTCTACCTGGCCCTGTGGGGTCGCGCCCCGCGCAGCAGCCTCCTGGTGGTGGGCGAGGGCGCGCCGGCGCGAGCCTTCCTGGCCGAGCAGCTCGTCCCCTAG
- a CDS encoding ABC transporter permease yields the protein MSTAQIHDLGYRGYDGERLGEAAVARSLFVTGLRHIFGLGRSLKSRLLPIGILVCSVLPALIMVAITVMTKIGQLPVPYERYPMIMQMLTSIFVAAQAPVIFSRDLRYRSITLYLARPLRRTTYVMARLASLAAGTLIIIGLPVLVLWLGALLGGLPWQDESLHALKAVPGILVLTAVLTVVSGAISSLTTKRGIAVVAIIATLIVSSGVANAVAAIVQSSNGPIGIRGSWAGVLNPFTLADGLQSWWFGFPTDLPATVSGGDGWLYLAVLALTLAGATAVVLRRYAKAGAA from the coding sequence ATGAGCACGGCCCAGATCCACGACCTCGGCTACCGGGGATACGACGGCGAACGGCTCGGGGAGGCGGCCGTCGCGCGGTCGCTCTTCGTCACGGGGCTGCGGCACATCTTCGGCCTGGGGCGCTCGCTCAAGTCCCGGCTGCTGCCGATCGGCATCCTCGTGTGCTCGGTCCTGCCGGCGCTGATCATGGTCGCCATCACCGTGATGACCAAGATCGGGCAGCTGCCGGTGCCCTACGAGCGCTACCCGATGATCATGCAGATGCTGACCTCGATCTTCGTGGCGGCGCAGGCGCCGGTGATCTTCTCCCGAGACCTGCGCTACCGCAGCATCACGCTCTACCTCGCGCGGCCGCTGCGCCGCACCACCTACGTCATGGCGCGGCTGGCCTCGCTCGCCGCCGGGACCCTCATCATCATCGGGCTCCCCGTACTGGTGCTGTGGCTGGGCGCGCTGCTCGGTGGCCTGCCCTGGCAGGACGAGTCGCTGCACGCCCTCAAGGCGGTCCCCGGCATCCTCGTCCTGACCGCCGTCCTCACCGTGGTCTCGGGGGCCATCTCCTCGCTGACCACCAAGCGCGGGATCGCCGTCGTGGCCATCATCGCGACGCTGATCGTCAGCAGCGGCGTCGCCAACGCGGTGGCCGCCATCGTGCAGTCCAGCAACGGCCCGATCGGGATCCGCGGCTCCTGGGCGGGGGTCCTCAACCCGTTCACCCTCGCCGACGGGCTGCAGTCGTGGTGGTTCGGCTTCCCGACCGACCTGCCGGCGACCGTCAGCGGCGGCGACGGGTGGCTCTACCTGGCCGTGCTGGCGCTGACCCTGGCCGGCGCGACCGCCGTGGTGCTGCGCCGCTACGCCAAGGCGGGTGCGGCATGA
- a CDS encoding ABC transporter ATP-binding protein, whose product MSTLALQGVSRWFGDVVAVNDVTMQVGPGVTGLLGPNGAGKSTLIALMSGFLSPSAGHVELDGTPTWRNPEVYRLLGLVPEREGIMEHLTGRGFVRSMAQLHGLADPGAATERALGLVEMTDPADRVIRTYSKGMRQRVKMASALVHDPAVLLLDEPFNGMDPRQRLHLMDLLRHMGADGRTVLFSSHILEEVEQVARQIEVVVAGRHAASGDFGAIRRLMTDRPNRYVVRSSDDRVLGAALVSDECVRGVSLRAKGGLDVEATDFGRFTHVLPRVAQARGVRLIEVSPTDESLESVFSYLVSS is encoded by the coding sequence ATGAGCACGCTCGCGCTGCAGGGCGTCTCGCGGTGGTTCGGGGACGTGGTGGCGGTCAACGACGTCACCATGCAGGTCGGGCCGGGCGTCACCGGCCTCCTCGGGCCCAACGGCGCGGGCAAGTCCACGCTGATCGCGCTCATGTCCGGCTTTTTGTCCCCGTCGGCCGGCCACGTCGAGCTCGACGGCACCCCGACCTGGCGCAACCCCGAGGTCTACCGCCTGCTGGGGCTCGTGCCCGAGCGCGAAGGCATCATGGAGCACCTCACGGGCCGGGGCTTCGTGCGCTCGATGGCGCAGCTGCACGGGCTCGCGGACCCGGGCGCGGCCACCGAGCGGGCCCTCGGTCTCGTCGAGATGACCGACCCCGCCGACCGCGTGATCCGCACCTACTCCAAGGGGATGCGGCAGCGCGTCAAGATGGCCAGCGCCCTGGTCCACGACCCGGCGGTGCTGCTCCTCGACGAACCCTTCAATGGCATGGACCCCCGCCAGCGGCTGCACCTCATGGACCTGCTGCGGCACATGGGGGCCGACGGCCGCACCGTCCTGTTCAGCTCCCACATCCTGGAGGAGGTCGAGCAGGTCGCCCGCCAGATCGAGGTCGTTGTGGCCGGACGCCACGCCGCGAGCGGGGACTTCGGCGCCATACGGCGGCTCATGACCGACCGGCCCAACCGGTATGTCGTCCGCTCCTCCGACGACCGCGTGCTCGGGGCGGCGCTCGTCTCCGACGAGTGCGTCCGGGGAGTCTCGTTGCGCGCGAAGGGCGGTCTGGACGTGGAGGCCACCGACTTCGGGCGCTTCACGCACGTGCTGCCGCGCGTCGCCCAGGCCCGAGGGGTGCGCCTGATCGAGGTCAGCCCCACCGACGAATCGCTCGAGAGCGTCTTCTCCTACCTGGTGTCCTCATGA
- a CDS encoding ABC transporter ATP-binding protein has product MTDEGDVDSRGAPVIRTRRLTKEFPRVRALDDLDLTVGSGVTGLVGANGAGKSTMIKILLGLLPPTSGEAEVLGHDVRTEGAAIRARVGYMPEHDCLPGDVNASEFVVHMGRMSGLPHAVARERAADVLRHVGLAEERYREMGGYSTGMKQRAKLAQALVHDPDLVLLDEPTNGLDPTSREDMLDLVRRIGTDFGIAVLVTSHLLGELERVSDHVIVLDAGRLLRSSATSEFTETTGTLLVEVLGSATERDLLGNALAGRGLRCHPVAGAVEVLPPPDGLHEGSDVRDLVRDTVIDLDLGLVRIQEGRHRIQDVFAPPEEAMQP; this is encoded by the coding sequence ATGACAGACGAGGGGGACGTCGACAGCAGGGGTGCACCGGTGATCCGCACCCGCCGGCTCACCAAGGAGTTCCCGCGGGTGCGGGCGCTCGACGACCTGGACCTGACGGTCGGCAGCGGCGTGACCGGCCTGGTGGGTGCCAACGGCGCCGGCAAGTCCACGATGATCAAGATCCTGCTGGGCCTGCTGCCGCCGACGTCCGGCGAGGCGGAGGTCCTCGGCCACGACGTGCGCACCGAGGGCGCGGCGATCCGCGCCAGGGTGGGATACATGCCCGAGCACGACTGTCTCCCAGGGGATGTCAACGCCAGCGAGTTCGTGGTCCACATGGGTCGTATGTCGGGCCTGCCCCACGCCGTCGCTCGCGAACGGGCCGCCGACGTGCTGCGCCACGTGGGGCTCGCGGAGGAGCGGTACCGCGAGATGGGCGGCTACTCGACCGGCATGAAGCAGCGCGCCAAGCTGGCGCAGGCCCTGGTCCACGACCCCGACCTGGTGCTGCTGGACGAGCCGACCAACGGCCTGGACCCCACGAGCCGGGAGGACATGCTCGACCTGGTCCGGCGCATCGGCACCGACTTCGGGATCGCGGTGCTCGTCACGAGCCACCTGCTGGGCGAGCTGGAGCGCGTCAGCGACCACGTGATCGTGCTCGACGCGGGCCGCCTGCTGCGGTCGTCGGCGACGTCGGAGTTCACCGAGACGACGGGCACCCTGCTCGTGGAGGTGCTCGGGTCGGCGACCGAGCGGGACCTGCTGGGCAACGCCTTGGCGGGGCGTGGCCTGCGCTGCCACCCGGTCGCGGGCGCGGTCGAGGTCCTGCCGCCCCCGGACGGCCTGCACGAGGGGTCCGACGTGCGAGACCTGGTGCGCGACACCGTGATCGACCTCGACCTGGGGCTGGTGCGGATCCAGGAGGGGCGGCACCGGATCCAGGACGTCTTCGCACCCCCGGAGGAGGCGATGCAGCCATGA
- a CDS encoding VOC family protein, producing the protein MPIRDTTWPEGTPCWPDLMCDDPRAAARFYGQVFGWEVEEGPDGYLLMLRDGKRVAGIGPKPPAAPWPAVWTTYLAVTDIHRSVGHAKAEGAQQLLPPTPVPGLAQIALVVTPTGEHVGLWQAEPAIGTERYNEHHAPVWNELMTRDPQEAMGFYSEVLGYSYEEFTEDDGELAYATMVTVDGRPVAGLGLIGPEYDDSFRPHWMTYVCTDVPAATVSAARRLGADVLMDVVSGPFGEQAVLRGPQGEVFSVIRPDHLDE; encoded by the coding sequence ATGCCGATCCGCGACACCACCTGGCCCGAGGGCACGCCGTGCTGGCCCGACCTCATGTGCGACGACCCGAGGGCGGCGGCGAGGTTCTACGGGCAGGTCTTCGGGTGGGAGGTCGAGGAGGGGCCGGACGGCTACCTGCTGATGCTGCGTGACGGCAAGCGCGTCGCGGGGATCGGGCCCAAGCCGCCCGCGGCGCCGTGGCCCGCGGTGTGGACCACCTACCTCGCCGTCACGGACATCCACCGCAGCGTCGGTCACGCCAAGGCCGAGGGCGCGCAGCAGCTGCTGCCGCCGACCCCGGTCCCGGGGCTCGCCCAGATCGCCCTGGTCGTGACCCCCACCGGCGAGCACGTCGGTCTGTGGCAGGCCGAGCCCGCCATCGGCACCGAGCGCTACAACGAGCACCACGCCCCCGTGTGGAACGAGCTGATGACCCGGGACCCCCAGGAGGCGATGGGCTTCTACAGCGAGGTGCTCGGCTACTCCTACGAGGAGTTCACCGAGGACGACGGCGAGCTCGCGTACGCCACCATGGTGACCGTCGACGGCCGGCCCGTCGCCGGGCTGGGCCTGATCGGCCCGGAGTACGACGACAGCTTCCGGCCGCACTGGATGACCTACGTGTGCACCGACGTGCCGGCGGCGACGGTGTCGGCGGCGCGGCGCCTCGGCGCAGACGTGCTGATGGACGTGGTGAGCGGGCCGTTCGGGGAGCAGGCGGTGCTGCGGGGGCCGCAGGGCGAGGTCTTCAGCGTGATCCGCCCGGACCACCTGGACGAGTGA
- a CDS encoding sigma factor-like helix-turn-helix DNA-binding protein — protein sequence MAPPRSRDQEVIALTALDGLTSEHAGRVLDISATAYRHRLSRARAALRRHLDGTAASTPTRQEISS from the coding sequence CTGGCACCTCCTCGATCCCGGGACCAGGAGGTCATCGCGCTCACGGCCCTGGACGGCCTGACGTCCGAGCACGCCGGCCGGGTGCTCGACATCAGCGCCACGGCCTACCGCCACCGCCTGTCCCGCGCCCGCGCGGCCCTGCGCCGTCACCTCGACGGCACCGCCGCGTCCACGCCCACACGTCAGGAGATCTCGTCATGA